A DNA window from Bradyrhizobium barranii subsp. barranii contains the following coding sequences:
- a CDS encoding LysR family transcriptional regulator, whose amino-acid sequence MDRLLQLEVFSKTAELGSLSKAAEALRMSNAAASRHLSALEERLAVRLIERNTRRLWLTEAGQELLERSSRVLSELAEAEDIVSDRALSPQGTLRVTSSLSFAVIYLAPMLPAFRARYPKLNMQITTANRYPDFIEAGIDVAIRTREQEPDSNIIVRRIGQMRRVLAAAPSYLASAGEPEQPADLARHNMLVYNLANDPYSLRLRKSHGAQTVRIAPTLDSNDGQVIRGAALAGLGILIQPLYIVQSDIAAGRLVPVLVDWELPLLTMNIAYQNRAGLPAKIRAFSDFLVTHIREHSEPGIWMDATK is encoded by the coding sequence ATGGATCGCCTGCTGCAATTGGAGGTGTTCTCCAAGACGGCCGAGCTCGGCAGCCTGTCAAAAGCCGCCGAGGCCTTGCGCATGTCGAATGCGGCGGCGAGCCGCCATCTCAGCGCGCTCGAGGAGCGCCTTGCGGTCAGGCTGATCGAGCGCAACACACGCAGGCTGTGGCTGACGGAGGCGGGGCAGGAGCTGCTGGAGCGCTCCAGCCGGGTGCTGAGCGAACTGGCGGAGGCCGAGGACATCGTCAGCGATCGTGCGCTGTCGCCGCAGGGCACGCTGCGGGTCACGAGCTCGCTGTCCTTTGCGGTGATCTATCTGGCGCCGATGCTGCCGGCCTTCCGCGCGCGCTATCCGAAGCTCAACATGCAGATCACGACCGCCAACCGCTATCCCGATTTCATCGAGGCCGGCATCGACGTGGCGATCCGGACGCGCGAGCAGGAGCCGGATTCGAACATCATCGTCCGCCGCATCGGCCAGATGCGGCGCGTGCTTGCCGCCGCGCCTTCCTATCTCGCAAGCGCCGGCGAGCCGGAGCAGCCCGCCGATCTCGCGCGTCACAACATGCTGGTCTACAATCTCGCGAACGATCCCTATTCGCTGCGCCTGCGCAAAAGCCATGGCGCGCAGACCGTCCGCATCGCGCCGACGCTCGACAGCAATGACGGCCAGGTCATTCGCGGCGCGGCGCTGGCAGGGCTCGGCATCCTCATCCAGCCGCTCTACATCGTCCAGAGCGACATCGCGGCGGGCCGTCTCGTCCCGGTGCTGGTGGATTGGGAGCTGCCGCTGCTCACCATGAACATCGCCTACCAGAACCGCGCCGGGCTGCCCGCCAAGATCAGGGCTTTTTCCGACTTTCTCGTCACTCACATCCGCGAGCATTCGGAGCCGGGCATCTGGATGGACGCGACGAAGTGA
- a CDS encoding sugar ABC transporter ATP-binding protein has translation MSSAALAIEPASPAPLLELRGISKEFPGVKALDDVSFAVFPGEVHMLLGENGAGKSSLMKVLCGAYRADAGEFYYKGDKVAISSTADAQKLGIAVIFQEFSLVPHLDIAQNIFLGREPKGRIPGTIDRRKILADARRVLCTIGFEIDPSTTVDKLGVAQQQMVEIAKAISQNARILVMDEPTAALSDRETELLFALIARLKADGVSIVYISHRMAEVFALGDRITVMRDGRRIDGVRPADVTPDQLVRMMVGRNVDMTYPRNFADKPGELLLEVKGLSSSTGISDINIEVRRGEIVGLCGLVGSGRSEVARAIFGADAVTSGEIIFDGKAISGEPDLAARRGIALIPESRKSEGLALLRSVSDNLVVSALRKLFPSGLFDQRSAQRTSDGLIRQLRIATPSARQIVGLLSGGNQQKVVIGKWLAAGSKLFIFDEPTRGIDIGAKSEIFALIDRLVAEGAAALMISSEQVEICHVCDRAYVMREGRIAGHLTRNELTEENIVRLGMHHA, from the coding sequence ATGAGCAGCGCCGCATTGGCCATCGAGCCCGCCTCACCCGCGCCTCTGCTGGAGCTGCGCGGCATCAGCAAGGAGTTTCCCGGCGTCAAGGCGCTGGATGATGTTTCCTTTGCCGTCTTCCCCGGCGAAGTCCATATGCTGTTGGGGGAGAACGGCGCCGGCAAGTCGAGCCTGATGAAGGTGCTGTGCGGCGCCTACCGCGCCGATGCTGGCGAGTTCTACTACAAGGGCGACAAGGTCGCGATCTCCTCGACCGCGGATGCGCAGAAGCTCGGCATTGCCGTGATCTTCCAGGAATTCTCGCTGGTCCCCCATCTCGATATCGCCCAGAACATCTTCCTCGGCCGCGAGCCGAAGGGGCGCATTCCCGGCACCATCGACCGCCGCAAGATCCTGGCCGACGCCAGGCGCGTGCTCTGCACGATCGGGTTCGAGATCGATCCCTCCACCACCGTCGACAAGTTAGGGGTAGCGCAGCAGCAGATGGTCGAGATCGCGAAGGCGATCAGCCAGAACGCGCGCATCCTGGTCATGGACGAACCGACGGCGGCGCTGTCCGACCGCGAGACCGAGCTGCTGTTCGCGCTGATCGCGCGGCTGAAGGCCGACGGCGTGTCCATCGTCTATATCTCGCATCGCATGGCCGAGGTGTTCGCGCTCGGCGACCGCATCACGGTGATGCGCGACGGCCGTCGCATCGACGGCGTTCGCCCCGCCGACGTCACGCCGGACCAGCTCGTCCGCATGATGGTCGGCCGCAACGTGGACATGACCTATCCGCGCAATTTTGCCGACAAGCCCGGCGAGCTGCTGCTCGAGGTCAAGGGTTTGAGCTCGTCGACCGGCATCTCCGATATCAACATCGAGGTGCGCCGGGGCGAGATCGTCGGCCTGTGCGGCCTGGTCGGTTCCGGCCGCAGCGAGGTCGCCCGCGCCATCTTCGGCGCCGATGCCGTGACATCAGGCGAGATCATTTTCGACGGCAAGGCCATCTCCGGCGAGCCCGACCTTGCCGCCCGCCGCGGCATCGCGCTGATCCCGGAGAGCCGCAAGAGCGAGGGCCTCGCTCTGCTGCGCTCGGTGAGTGACAATCTGGTGGTGTCGGCGCTGCGAAAACTGTTCCCGAGCGGCCTGTTCGACCAGCGCAGCGCGCAGCGCACGTCCGACGGCCTGATCCGGCAGCTCCGCATCGCAACGCCAAGCGCGCGCCAGATTGTCGGCCTGCTCTCCGGCGGCAACCAGCAGAAGGTCGTGATCGGCAAGTGGCTGGCGGCCGGCTCAAAGCTCTTCATCTTCGACGAGCCGACGCGGGGCATCGACATCGGCGCCAAGTCCGAGATCTTTGCGCTGATCGACCGGCTGGTCGCCGAAGGCGCGGCGGCCTTGATGATCTCGTCCGAGCAGGTCGAGATCTGCCACGTCTGCGACCGCGCCTATGTGATGCGCGAGGGCCGCATCGCCGGACACCTGACACGCAACGAACTGACCGAGGAGAACATCGTGCGACTGGGGATGCATCATGCGTGA
- a CDS encoding FAD-linked oxidase C-terminal domain-containing protein has translation MGPRVSTSILADRLTGMIGPRASVARGVLDQHGQSESHYRNLPPDIVVFPETTQEVAEIVKLCASAGMPIVPFGAGTSLEGNAAAVAGGVCFDFARMNKVLTVHDSDMDVVVQPGITRKQLNAELRGTGLFFPIDPGADASIGGMTSTRASGTMAVRYGTMKDNVMALEVVLADGRVIRTARRARKSAAGYDLTRMFVGAEGTLGIITEVTLKVHPVPQAISAAVCSFDTLHDAVDTAISVIQSAIPVARIELLDDVMMRGINAYAKLGYREAPTLFFEFHGSETSVAEQAEAAQAIAADHGGHGFAWAKAQEDRSRLWHARDNTLYAGLGLRPGARAVITDVCVPISRLAECLTETRRDADEHGFTAPIVGHVGDGNFHMLILIDPAKPDEAEGAKALQARMVARAIAMDGTCTGEHGIGLGKIDYLTDELGEAVDVMKSIKTTLDPDGLMNPGKIFASGVHA, from the coding sequence ATGGGACCGCGGGTCAGCACGAGCATATTGGCCGATCGCCTCACCGGCATGATCGGCCCGCGCGCGAGCGTTGCGCGCGGCGTGCTCGATCAGCACGGGCAGAGCGAATCGCACTATCGCAATTTACCGCCCGACATCGTCGTCTTCCCCGAAACCACGCAGGAGGTCGCGGAGATCGTAAAGCTCTGCGCCAGCGCGGGCATGCCGATCGTTCCGTTCGGCGCGGGCACCTCGCTCGAAGGCAATGCGGCCGCGGTCGCGGGCGGCGTCTGCTTCGACTTCGCGCGCATGAACAAGGTGCTGACGGTGCATGACAGCGACATGGACGTCGTGGTGCAGCCGGGCATCACCCGAAAACAGCTCAATGCCGAGCTGCGCGGCACCGGACTTTTCTTTCCGATCGACCCCGGCGCCGACGCCTCGATCGGCGGCATGACCTCCACGCGTGCCTCCGGCACCATGGCGGTGCGCTACGGCACCATGAAGGACAACGTTATGGCGCTGGAGGTGGTGCTGGCCGACGGGCGCGTGATCCGCACCGCCAGGCGCGCGCGCAAATCAGCCGCCGGCTATGACCTGACGCGGATGTTCGTCGGCGCTGAAGGCACGCTTGGAATCATCACCGAAGTCACATTGAAGGTGCATCCCGTGCCGCAGGCGATCTCGGCTGCGGTCTGCAGCTTCGACACCCTGCACGATGCCGTGGACACCGCGATCTCCGTGATCCAGTCCGCGATCCCCGTGGCACGCATCGAGCTGCTCGACGACGTCATGATGCGCGGCATCAATGCCTACGCGAAGCTCGGCTATCGCGAGGCCCCCACTTTGTTCTTCGAATTCCACGGCTCCGAGACCTCAGTTGCCGAGCAGGCCGAAGCCGCGCAGGCGATCGCGGCCGACCATGGCGGCCATGGCTTTGCCTGGGCGAAGGCGCAGGAGGACCGCAGCAGGCTCTGGCACGCCCGCGACAACACGCTCTATGCGGGTCTGGGCTTGCGGCCCGGCGCGCGCGCCGTGATCACCGATGTCTGCGTGCCGATCTCGCGGCTGGCCGAATGCCTGACCGAGACCCGGCGCGACGCCGACGAGCACGGTTTTACCGCCCCGATCGTCGGCCATGTCGGCGACGGCAATTTCCACATGCTGATCCTGATCGACCCGGCGAAGCCGGATGAGGCCGAGGGCGCCAAGGCGCTGCAGGCCCGCATGGTCGCTCGCGCCATCGCGATGGACGGCACCTGCACCGGCGAGCACGGCATCGGGCTCGGCAAGATCGATTATCTCACTGATGAGCTCGGCGAGGCCGTCGACGTGATGAAGTCGATCAAGACCACGCTCGATCCTGATGGACTGATGAATCCCGGAAAGATCTTTGCGAGCGGAGTGCACGCATGA
- a CDS encoding NAD(P)-dependent oxidoreductase, producing MTDASRNVAFIGIGKMGLPMSALVAKAGYAVTAFDQSAARINEARAQGISIAASPAEAVNGKAAVITSLPDDAALRGALLGPAGLIAAMAAGSVLIETSTVSVEASTEVATAAQARGIAYLRSPVSGNASIVHTGALTCFVSGPKDAFENAKPLFAAFTRAQTYLGPAEEARYAKLSVNLMIAVSAAMMAESLALARKGGIAWQDILKVLDDSAVASPMVKYKTAPLRTRDFESTFSCKQMAKDLDLILGAGHAVGVPLQLAAQVRETYGSLVAQGDGDTDFIATVKHLERLSGLGEPKL from the coding sequence ATGACCGACGCTTCAAGGAATGTCGCTTTCATCGGGATCGGCAAGATGGGCCTGCCGATGTCGGCGCTCGTCGCCAAGGCCGGCTACGCCGTGACCGCATTCGATCAGAGCGCAGCCCGGATCAACGAGGCGCGTGCGCAAGGCATTTCGATTGCCGCTTCGCCGGCCGAGGCCGTGAACGGCAAAGCGGCAGTCATCACGTCCCTGCCGGATGACGCCGCCTTGCGCGGCGCACTGCTCGGCCCAGCCGGCCTGATCGCCGCGATGGCGGCTGGATCTGTTCTGATCGAGACCAGCACCGTGAGCGTCGAGGCCTCAACTGAAGTTGCGACCGCCGCACAGGCGCGCGGCATTGCCTATCTGCGTTCGCCGGTCTCCGGCAATGCCAGCATCGTTCACACGGGTGCGCTGACCTGCTTCGTCTCCGGGCCGAAGGACGCCTTCGAGAACGCCAAGCCGCTGTTCGCCGCCTTCACCCGCGCCCAGACATATCTCGGGCCAGCCGAGGAAGCGCGCTACGCAAAGCTCTCGGTCAATCTGATGATCGCGGTGTCGGCCGCGATGATGGCCGAGAGCCTTGCGCTGGCGCGCAAGGGCGGCATCGCCTGGCAGGACATTTTGAAGGTGCTCGACGATAGCGCGGTCGCCTCGCCGATGGTGAAGTACAAGACCGCGCCGCTGCGGACACGCGACTTCGAGTCGACTTTCTCGTGCAAGCAGATGGCCAAGGATCTCGATCTCATCCTCGGCGCCGGCCATGCCGTCGGCGTGCCGCTGCAACTCGCAGCCCAAGTGCGCGAGACCTATGGCTCACTGGTCGCGCAGGGCGACGGCGACACCGACTTCATCGCGACCGTCAAGCACCTGGAACGTCTGTCCGGACTTGGCGAACCCAAACTCTGA
- a CDS encoding Dabb family protein, translated as MSGPIRHIVMWRLRGETPAERSAARSKVKTLFEGLRGRIEGLTHIEVGVDVSDVDYACDVVLFSEFADQAALAAYATHPEHLRVREALGDLRIGRFQVDYPIKETGA; from the coding sequence ATGTCGGGCCCGATCAGGCACATCGTGATGTGGCGGCTACGCGGGGAGACGCCCGCGGAGCGCTCCGCGGCCCGTTCCAAGGTCAAGACCCTGTTCGAGGGACTGCGGGGCCGGATTGAGGGCCTCACCCATATCGAGGTCGGCGTCGACGTCAGCGATGTCGATTACGCCTGCGACGTGGTGCTGTTCTCCGAATTTGCCGACCAGGCCGCACTCGCCGCCTATGCCACCCACCCCGAACATTTGCGCGTCCGCGAGGCGCTGGGCGACTTGCGGATCGGACGCTTCCAGGTCGATTATCCCATCAAAGAGACCGGCGCATGA
- a CDS encoding maleylacetate reductase, with protein MIGSFTFENLPCRVVFGSGTLASAKAEVERLGGKRALVLTTPQQEAQGKSLGAALGPLYAGIFPGATMHTPVEVTERALAAMKACEADCVVSLGGGSTTGLGKALALRTGVNQLCIPTTYAGSEMTPIVGQTENGLKTTVRDPAVLPETVIYDVDLTLTLPASLAATSGINAIAHAVEALYARDTNPVTSLMAEEGIRAIARALPAIAAKSDDREARTEALYGAWLCGVCLGTVGMALHHKLCHTLGGTFDLPHAETHTIVLPHALAYNAPAVPDAMARISRAIGGADASQGLYELAKRLGAKLALRDIGMPESGIDKAADLAVTNAYWNPRPLERNAIRELIARAWAGEPPVTIKAAA; from the coding sequence ATGATCGGTTCGTTCACCTTTGAAAACCTGCCCTGCCGCGTCGTGTTCGGCAGCGGAACGCTGGCCTCCGCCAAAGCCGAGGTCGAGCGGCTCGGCGGCAAGCGCGCGCTGGTGCTGACGACGCCGCAGCAGGAGGCGCAAGGCAAGAGCTTGGGGGCCGCACTCGGCCCGCTCTACGCCGGCATCTTTCCCGGCGCGACCATGCACACCCCGGTCGAGGTCACGGAGCGCGCGCTCGCGGCGATGAAGGCATGCGAGGCCGATTGCGTCGTCTCGCTCGGCGGCGGCTCGACCACCGGCCTTGGCAAGGCGCTGGCCTTGCGCACCGGCGTCAACCAGCTCTGCATTCCCACCACCTATGCCGGCTCGGAGATGACGCCGATCGTCGGCCAGACCGAGAACGGCCTGAAGACCACGGTGCGCGACCCAGCCGTGCTGCCCGAGACCGTGATCTACGATGTCGACCTCACCCTGACGCTGCCGGCGAGCCTGGCCGCAACATCCGGCATCAACGCGATCGCACATGCCGTGGAGGCGCTCTATGCGCGCGACACCAATCCCGTGACATCGCTGATGGCGGAGGAAGGCATCCGCGCGATCGCTCGCGCCCTCCCCGCCATTGCGGCCAAAAGCGATGACCGCGAGGCGCGCACCGAAGCACTCTACGGCGCCTGGCTGTGCGGCGTCTGCCTCGGCACCGTCGGCATGGCGCTGCATCACAAGCTCTGCCACACGCTCGGCGGCACCTTCGATCTGCCGCACGCCGAAACCCACACCATCGTGCTGCCGCATGCGCTGGCCTACAACGCACCGGCGGTGCCCGATGCCATGGCGCGGATCTCGCGCGCGATCGGCGGGGCCGATGCGTCCCAAGGGCTCTACGAGCTCGCGAAGCGGCTGGGTGCGAAGCTGGCCTTGCGCGACATCGGCATGCCCGAAAGCGGCATCGACAAGGCCGCCGATCTCGCCGTCACCAACGCCTACTGGAATCCGCGCCCGCTCGAGCGCAACGCCATCCGCGAGTTGATCGCCCGCGCCTGGGCCGGCGAGCCGCCGGTTACCATCAAAGCGGCGGCCTGA
- the xylB gene encoding xylulokinase, translated as MYLGIDLGTSAVKTVLVDGAQRVIASESRPLTTASPLSGYFEQDPAQWIDATFATLDALKATHAGELAAVEGIGLSGQMHGATLLDASSRPLRPCILWNDGRSAAECRVLERRWPALRATSGNKAMPGFTAPKLLWIATHEPEIFAATKLVLLPKAYLRLVLSGEAIEDVSDASGSLWLDAARRDWSDAALAATGLSRDHMPRLVEGCAPATTLRGELARRWGMSGQPVIAGGAGDNPAGAVGIGAIRPGTAFVSLGTSGALLAPTSRIAANPDRAVHTFCHAIPDMWIQAGAILSAASCLAWIARLFGATEAELLAPLGLRPQAPSPVSFLPYLAGERTPHDDPAVRGMLDGLSHGTDRGSIVQAVLEGVAFALADCRDALADAGIAMTEADAIGGGSRSRFWLSVLANVLNVPVHRFAGGETGAAFGAARLGRLAVTGEAIAAVCTRPQRVETFEPDARLVDAYAERLPAWRELYRPRH; from the coding sequence ATGTATCTCGGCATCGATCTCGGCACCTCGGCGGTCAAGACCGTTCTCGTCGACGGCGCCCAGCGCGTGATTGCAAGCGAGAGCCGGCCGTTGACGACCGCCTCGCCGCTATCAGGCTATTTCGAGCAGGATCCCGCGCAGTGGATCGATGCAACCTTCGCCACGCTGGATGCCTTGAAGGCGACGCATGCCGGCGAGTTGGCGGCCGTCGAAGGCATTGGACTGTCCGGGCAGATGCATGGCGCCACGCTGCTTGATGCGAGCTCGAGACCGTTGCGGCCCTGCATCCTCTGGAACGACGGACGCTCCGCCGCCGAGTGTCGTGTCCTGGAACGACGCTGGCCCGCCTTGCGTGCGACGTCGGGCAACAAGGCGATGCCGGGATTCACCGCGCCGAAGCTGCTCTGGATCGCGACGCACGAGCCCGAAATCTTTGCGGCGACGAAACTCGTTCTGCTGCCAAAGGCCTATCTGCGCCTGGTGCTGAGCGGCGAGGCCATCGAGGACGTCTCGGATGCATCGGGATCACTGTGGCTCGACGCCGCGCGCCGGGACTGGTCGGACGCAGCACTGGCAGCGACCGGCCTGTCGCGCGATCACATGCCGCGTCTGGTCGAGGGATGCGCGCCCGCGACCACGCTGCGCGGCGAGCTGGCACGGCGCTGGGGCATGAGCGGACAGCCGGTGATCGCGGGCGGTGCCGGCGACAATCCGGCAGGCGCCGTCGGCATCGGCGCGATCCGGCCGGGAACCGCGTTCGTGTCGCTGGGAACCTCGGGTGCCTTGTTGGCACCGACCAGCAGAATCGCCGCCAACCCGGACCGCGCGGTGCACACGTTCTGCCATGCCATTCCCGACATGTGGATTCAGGCCGGCGCGATCCTCTCGGCTGCCTCCTGCCTGGCCTGGATCGCGCGCCTGTTCGGCGCCACCGAGGCCGAGTTGCTGGCGCCGCTTGGATTGCGCCCGCAGGCGCCGTCGCCTGTGAGTTTCCTGCCTTATCTGGCGGGTGAGCGGACACCGCACGATGATCCCGCCGTGCGCGGCATGCTGGATGGTTTGAGCCATGGCACCGATCGCGGGTCGATCGTGCAGGCGGTGCTCGAGGGCGTTGCCTTCGCGCTTGCCGATTGCCGCGACGCGCTCGCGGATGCCGGCATTGCGATGACGGAAGCCGACGCCATTGGCGGTGGTTCACGGTCCCGGTTCTGGCTCTCGGTGCTGGCAAACGTGCTGAATGTTCCGGTCCATCGCTTTGCCGGAGGCGAGACCGGCGCGGCGTTCGGTGCGGCGAGATTGGGGCGGCTTGCCGTCACCGGTGAGGCGATCGCCGCCGTGTGCACGCGGCCGCAGCGCGTCGAGACGTTCGAACCAGACGCAAGACTGGTCGATGCCTATGCCGAGCGGCTTCCCGCGTGGCGCGAACTGTATCGGCCGCGCCACTAG
- a CDS encoding amidohydrolase family protein, with product MRRTLIKSAVIISMDDAIGDLNTGDVLVEGSRIVDVRPSIDLGSGASETEIVDGNGRIVIPGLINAHMHTWQTALRGYAANWTLLEYFRRMHAGLATVFRPDDIYIATLVGALNQINCGTTTLVDWCHNNPTPDHTDAAVRGLIESGIRAAFFHGSPKPEPKPGEPHFSEIPHPRREVERLLAGPLADRDGLVTLGLAVLGPHYSTLDVAMHDFRLARELKLIASMHQGGGPAKTPGGWEKLIEAGLVGAGINIVHGNDLPDDLLDKMVDLGVSFSVTPENEMIQGHGFPITGRLLKRGVRPTIGIDLESVLAGDLFSVARVALSMQRALDNAESRKVSGTIPAATTIPVREALRWITTEGARMLGREGQIGSLTPGKLADLIVINASDLNLVPVHDPVATVVMQTSLANIEAVMIGGAWKKRDGRLLVDGLDAKKELLAQSGRRLVQDIERQGRAA from the coding sequence ATGCGGCGCACGCTGATCAAATCCGCGGTCATCATCAGCATGGATGACGCGATTGGCGACCTCAACACCGGCGATGTGCTGGTCGAAGGCAGCCGCATCGTCGACGTGCGCCCTTCGATCGACCTCGGCAGCGGCGCTTCCGAAACCGAGATCGTGGACGGCAACGGCCGGATCGTCATCCCCGGCCTGATCAACGCGCATATGCACACCTGGCAGACGGCATTGCGCGGCTATGCTGCGAACTGGACGCTGCTGGAATATTTCCGTCGCATGCATGCCGGGCTCGCGACCGTGTTCCGGCCCGACGACATCTACATTGCGACCCTCGTCGGAGCGCTGAACCAGATCAATTGCGGCACCACCACGCTGGTCGACTGGTGCCACAACAATCCGACGCCTGATCATACCGATGCCGCCGTGCGTGGGCTGATCGAGAGCGGCATCCGCGCCGCCTTCTTCCACGGCTCGCCAAAACCCGAGCCGAAGCCCGGCGAGCCGCATTTCTCCGAGATTCCGCATCCGCGCCGCGAGGTCGAGCGGCTGCTGGCCGGTCCCCTTGCCGACCGCGACGGCCTCGTCACGCTCGGGCTTGCTGTTCTCGGCCCGCATTATTCGACGCTCGACGTCGCCATGCACGATTTCCGCCTGGCGCGCGAGCTCAAGCTGATCGCCTCGATGCATCAGGGCGGCGGTCCGGCCAAGACGCCCGGCGGCTGGGAGAAGCTGATCGAGGCCGGCCTCGTCGGCGCCGGCATCAACATCGTTCATGGCAACGATCTGCCCGACGATCTCCTCGACAAGATGGTCGACCTCGGCGTGTCCTTCTCGGTGACGCCGGAGAACGAGATGATCCAGGGCCACGGTTTTCCGATCACCGGACGGCTGCTCAAGCGCGGCGTGCGCCCGACCATCGGGATCGACCTGGAATCCGTGCTGGCCGGCGATCTCTTCTCCGTCGCCCGCGTCGCGCTGTCGATGCAGCGGGCGCTCGACAACGCGGAGTCGCGAAAAGTGAGCGGCACCATTCCGGCGGCCACCACGATCCCCGTCCGCGAGGCGCTGCGCTGGATCACGACCGAAGGCGCCCGCATGCTCGGCCGCGAGGGCCAGATCGGCTCGCTAACGCCGGGCAAGCTCGCCGACCTCATCGTCATCAACGCATCCGATCTCAACCTTGTCCCGGTGCACGATCCCGTCGCGACCGTCGTGATGCAGACGAGCCTCGCCAATATCGAGGCTGTGATGATCGGCGGCGCCTGGAAGAAGCGGGATGGCCGGCTTTTGGTTGACGGGTTGGACGCGAAGAAAGAATTGCTGGCCCAATCCGGCCGGCGGCTGGTGCAGGACATCGAACGACAGGGACGCGCCGCCTGA
- a CDS encoding intradiol ring-cleavage dioxygenase has translation MRNFNETTITDAVLERIKDATDPRIKEVSEALVRHLHAFVREVRPTQKEWEYGIDFLTRTGHMCDDKRQEFILLSDTLGVSMLVDAINHPVPEGATETTVLGPFFVQAAPEKDSGADISGPMEGDSMLVTGSVSTDDGQPLAGAIVDVWHSDDDGYYDVQQLDDIGDLAMRARFHTDANGRFHFWSIKPAAYPIPHDGPVGEMLEVQGRHPWRPAHVHFMISAPGFEQLVTHVFVAGDKYLDSDVVFGVKDSLIREFTGHPAGRAPDGRMVERDYFHLNYDFGLKQVASSARAA, from the coding sequence ATGCGCAACTTCAACGAGACCACGATCACGGACGCGGTGCTGGAGCGGATCAAGGACGCGACCGATCCACGCATCAAAGAAGTCAGCGAGGCGCTGGTGCGCCACCTGCATGCCTTCGTCCGCGAGGTCCGGCCGACCCAAAAGGAATGGGAATACGGCATCGATTTCCTGACCCGCACCGGGCACATGTGCGACGACAAGCGCCAGGAGTTCATCCTGTTGTCCGACACGCTCGGCGTCTCCATGCTGGTCGACGCGATCAATCATCCGGTGCCGGAAGGCGCGACCGAGACGACGGTGCTCGGCCCCTTCTTCGTCCAGGCCGCGCCGGAGAAGGACAGCGGCGCCGATATCTCGGGGCCGATGGAAGGCGATTCGATGCTGGTCACAGGCTCGGTCTCGACCGACGACGGACAACCGCTTGCGGGCGCCATCGTCGATGTCTGGCATTCCGACGACGACGGCTATTACGACGTGCAGCAGCTCGACGACATCGGCGATCTCGCGATGCGCGCGCGCTTCCATACCGACGCCAACGGCCGTTTCCATTTCTGGTCGATCAAGCCGGCCGCCTATCCGATCCCGCATGACGGCCCCGTCGGCGAGATGCTGGAGGTCCAGGGCCGCCATCCCTGGCGCCCCGCGCATGTCCATTTCATGATCTCAGCGCCCGGTTTCGAGCAACTGGTGACCCATGTGTTCGTCGCCGGTGACAAATATCTCGACTCTGACGTGGTGTTCGGCGTCAAGGACAGCCTGATCCGCGAATTCACTGGCCACCCTGCCGGCCGTGCGCCGGATGGTCGCATGGTGGAGCGCGACTATTTCCACCTCAATTACGATTTCGGCCTGAAGCAGGTCGCGAGCAGCGCGAGAGCCGCCTAG